In Alkalimarinus alittae, the DNA window ACGCCAGTTTTCACTGCTGAACGCGAATAATGTAAGCGTCCCGATACCTTCTTCAACACAAGTTTCGACAACCGCTCTAACCGCATCAACACCCGCTTTATGGCCAGAAACACCTAATAGGCTTTTCTTTTTAGCCCAGCGATTATTGCCATCCATAATAATGGCGACATGGCGTGGCTTCTCGGCAGCCGTAATTGGTATATCCGCTGTTACACTTTCGGTCATATCCATCTCTTCAAAAACTACCTGCAATCTATCGCGGGCTAATATCAATACTCATTAAGGCCCTCCATTTACCGTATTAATATTCAGCTATAGACTGAGTGAAAAAATACAATAAATGGAGTTTTTATGAATGCCTTACACTTCCATCAAGTCAACTTCTTTAGCTTGAAGCATCTTCTCAATTTCAGCGACATACTTATCTGTTAACTTTTGAATATCATCAGAAAAACGACGATCTTCATCTTCCGATATCTCTTTTTCTTTTAGTAAGTCTTTAGCGTCAGACAATGCATCGCGACGCGCGCCTCGCACTGAAACCCTACCACTTTCTGCATCACCACGCGCCAACTTAACCATATTCTTACGTGTTTCTTCTGTAAGTGCAGGCATAGGCAAACGGATAGTATCACCTGTGGTAGCTGGGTTTAGACCTAAATCAGCCTTCATAATGGCTTTTTCTATGACTGGTATAAGAGGCTTTTCCCATGCAGTTACCGACAGCGTTCGGCCATCTTCAACTGAAATATTCGCCACCTGATTTAGAGGTGTATCACTACCGTAGTAAGGAACCATCACACCATCAAGAATACTCGGGTGCGCTCGCCCTGTTCTAATTTTGTTGAACGCTGTATTTAAAGCCTCTAGGCTCTTTTTCATACGTTGTTCGGTTTCTTTTTTAATATCGTTAAGCACGTTAATCCCCTATCTTTAGCTAATACTTACCTAAAACAAGCAATAGATGTCTTGAAATAGCAAACCACTGGATCGTTCAGTGCCGCTATATCGGACTCGACTTAGGCTATTCAATTTATCCCATACTATTTAAGCTTACTTAGCAAAAATACCTTTAAGCCGGCTCAATAATGGTACCTTCGTTTTCACCTACTAGAATACTGGCGACTGAACCCACTTTGTTCATGTTAAATACGCGCACAGGCATATTATGGTCTCTGCACAAGCAAATAGCGGTTAAGTCCATTACGCCTAGCTTTCGATCTAACACTTCATCATAGGTTAGTCGGTCATATTTGACGGCAGTTGAATCTTTCATTGGGTCAGCATTATACACGCCATCAACTTTTGTCGCTTTCAATACGACATCTGCTTCTATTTCTATACCTCTTAGGCACGCTGCAGAATCGGTGGTGAAGAACGGGTTTCCAGTACCGGCACTAAATATAACCACATCACCGTCTTTTAAGTGTCTAATCGCTCTACGACGATCATAATGCTCTACCACACCACTCATAGGTATTGCAGACATCACTCGTGTTGAAATATTTGAACGCTCTAAGGCATCTCGCATTGCCAACGCATTCATAACCGTTGCTAGCATCCCCATGTGATCGCCTGTTACTCGATCCATGCCTGCTTCTTGTAACGCTGCGCCACGAAATAGATTGCCACCACCGACAACCAAACCGACCTGAACACCAATACCAATGAGCTGACCGATTTCGAGGGCCATTCTGTCAAGAACCTTTGGATCGATTCCAAATTCCCCATCCCCCATTAACGCTTCCCCACTGAGTTTCAGTAGTACTCGCTTATATCTTGGCTGGGCTTTTGTTGGTGTAGGCATATGTTAACTCTCTTTTAAAATCGGCAATGGGCTTTTAAAAAATCAACAAACTAGTTTCAAGGCACCAGTTAAGCCTCTGACTGACATTAATAACATTTACTACATATCGAGTAATGCCAATCAATAATAGTCTATAGCATTAATATAAGAGAAGGTGGAATATTAAATTTCCATACCCCTTATACAAATCAACCGCACACAGCTAAAGCCGATATGCGGTTAATCAAACATGTAAAGCAATATTTCACTACTACACGCTAAAGAAAAATTAAGACTTGTTTGCAGCTGCAGCAGCTTGCTGAGCTACCTCTGTAGCAAAATCAACTTCTTCTTTTTCGATTCCTTCACCCACTTCGTAACGAACCATAAACTCAACTTCAGCGCCTGCTTTCTTAGCTAGAGCACCGATTTTAACGTCTGGGTCTTTAACGAATGGCTGATCAACCAAGCTGATTTCAGCAAGGAACTTGCTAATACGGCCGCCGATCATTTTTTCGATGATTTCAGCAGGCTTTCCGCTCTGCTCAGCTTGTGCAGTAAAAATAGACTTCTCTTTTTCTACTAACTCAGCTGGAACATCAGACTGTCTGATAAACTGAGGGTTTACAGCAGCTGTGTGCATAGCGATATCTTTCGCCAACTCACTATCACCTGCAGACAAACCAATCAAAACACCAATACGGTTAGTACCGTGAACGTATTGACCAACCACTGCGTTTTCAGTCGTTACAACACGACGAACACCGATGTTTTCACCAATCTTTTGAACCAATGCTTCACGTGCTACCTCTAGCTCGCCTTCCATTAGTTTTGCAACGTCAGTTTCACGTGTTTCAAATGCTTTATCAACAACAGCATTAACAAAACCTAAGAAACCTTCATCTCGCGCTGCAAAGTCAGTTTCACTGTTAACTTCAACGAGAACACCAAATGAACCGTCATCAGCAACTTTTGCTTTTACAACACCGTCAGCAGCAGTACGGCCTGCTTTTTTAGCAGCCTTCATGCCACTGTTTTTACGCATTTCTTCAATCGCAGCATCAATATCGCCACCTGATTCTTTGAGTGCTTTTTTACACTCCATCATTCCTAAACCAGTGCGATCACGAAGCTCTTTCACCAAAGAGGCAGAAATAGAAGCCATGTTAATTCCTCTTGATTTTAATGCCCTAAAGCATCAAATTAAATTAGTTTTACAAAAAAAGGGGCATCGCCCCTTTTTTGCTGTCTCGCAATATAAACGTGAGTCATCTACATCAAACGTCTACACTGCAAGACCGTCGGACAGTACAAAAAAGCAGTAACAGTCAACAGATTACTCTGCTGCAGGTTGCTCGCTTGCTTCTTCGCTTACTTCTACGAACTCATCAGCACTTACTGCAGCGCCAGTTGTTCCTTCAAGACACGCATCAGCAACCGCTTTTGCATAAACCTGAATTGCGCGAATCGCATCATCATTACCAGGAATGATGTAGTCAACGCCATCTGGATCACTGTTAGTATCAACGATACCGATTACAGGAATACCTAACTTGTTAGCTTCTTTAATAGCGATACGCTCATGGTCAACATCGATTACGAACAACGCATCGGGTAAACCACCCATATCTTTAATACCGCCAATACTACGCTCAAGCTTTTCCATTTCACGAGTAAGCATCAATGCTTCTTTCTTAGTGATCTTCTCAAATGTGCCATCTTGGCTTTGAGTAGCAAGATCTCTATAACGACGGATAGACTGACGAATAGTCTTGTAGTTAGTCAGCATACCACCCAACCAGCGGTGATTTACGTAAGGCATGCCTGCACGGATAGCTTCTTCTTTAACTATCTTGCTAGCAGCACGCTTAGTGCCAACAATAAGAACCTTGTTTTTGTTCTCAGCCAAGCTCTTAATGATATTAAGGGACTGGTTGAAAGCAGGAACAGTGTGCTCAAGGTTAATTATATGAATTTTGTTACGTGCACCAAATATGTACTTACCCATTTTAGGGTTCCAGTAACGAGTTTGGTGACCAAAGTGTACACCTGCTTTAAGCAGGTCGCGCATAGAAACTGCAGCCATTGTAAAATCCTTAACTATTAATTGGGTTAGACCTCCACATGCCCCATCGTTCAACTCTCTTAAGGACCAAATACTTAGCAGATACCAGTATTTCAATCACTATGAGCACCCAGAACAACGTGTCGGCACGTGTGCGAATTTTGCGCTAACAATACTGATTGAATGTTAAAGAAAGGTGATTTTCATCACTTCAAAAACGAATTTTCGCACAGTTATTGAATAGAGCGGGCGCTTTATACCATATTGAGCAACTAAACAGAAGATAAAGATGAATTATACAACTAATAAATGAGATCATTTCTCATATTGTACACAACAAGGTAAAATACCCTCATAACTCAATAAAAGGTGCCGCTTTAATTAGCTTAAGCACTTATATTTGCTCGACCAGATAGTAAAAATCCGAATTAGATCAACACCCTATTCGGGCACACTCACGACCCAAACATTTA includes these proteins:
- the frr gene encoding ribosome recycling factor, encoding MLNDIKKETEQRMKKSLEALNTAFNKIRTGRAHPSILDGVMVPYYGSDTPLNQVANISVEDGRTLSVTAWEKPLIPVIEKAIMKADLGLNPATTGDTIRLPMPALTEETRKNMVKLARGDAESGRVSVRGARRDALSDAKDLLKEKEISEDEDRRFSDDIQKLTDKYVAEIEKMLQAKEVDLMEV
- the pyrH gene encoding UMP kinase yields the protein MPTPTKAQPRYKRVLLKLSGEALMGDGEFGIDPKVLDRMALEIGQLIGIGVQVGLVVGGGNLFRGAALQEAGMDRVTGDHMGMLATVMNALAMRDALERSNISTRVMSAIPMSGVVEHYDRRRAIRHLKDGDVVIFSAGTGNPFFTTDSAACLRGIEIEADVVLKATKVDGVYNADPMKDSTAVKYDRLTYDEVLDRKLGVMDLTAICLCRDHNMPVRVFNMNKVGSVASILVGENEGTIIEPA
- the tsf gene encoding translation elongation factor Ts; this translates as MASISASLVKELRDRTGLGMMECKKALKESGGDIDAAIEEMRKNSGMKAAKKAGRTAADGVVKAKVADDGSFGVLVEVNSETDFAARDEGFLGFVNAVVDKAFETRETDVAKLMEGELEVAREALVQKIGENIGVRRVVTTENAVVGQYVHGTNRIGVLIGLSAGDSELAKDIAMHTAAVNPQFIRQSDVPAELVEKEKSIFTAQAEQSGKPAEIIEKMIGGRISKFLAEISLVDQPFVKDPDVKIGALAKKAGAEVEFMVRYEVGEGIEKEEVDFATEVAQQAAAAANKS
- the rpsB gene encoding 30S ribosomal protein S2 translates to MAAVSMRDLLKAGVHFGHQTRYWNPKMGKYIFGARNKIHIINLEHTVPAFNQSLNIIKSLAENKNKVLIVGTKRAASKIVKEEAIRAGMPYVNHRWLGGMLTNYKTIRQSIRRYRDLATQSQDGTFEKITKKEALMLTREMEKLERSIGGIKDMGGLPDALFVIDVDHERIAIKEANKLGIPVIGIVDTNSDPDGVDYIIPGNDDAIRAIQVYAKAVADACLEGTTGAAVSADEFVEVSEEASEQPAAE